A genomic region of Alicyclobacillus sp. SO9 contains the following coding sequences:
- the acs gene encoding acetate--CoA ligase — protein sequence MADETSQLDTLLHEQRTFAPSEEFRKQANFNDPAVYERAAQDPQAYWAEQAANLSWFEDYDKVLEWNAPHAKWFLNGKLNAAYNAVDRHRTTSRKNKAAIMWEGEPGDSKVFTYEMLGREVDKAAHMLKNLGVKKGDRVTIYLPMIPELPISLLACAKIGAIHSVVFGGFSAKSLKERILDGDSDVVITADGGWRRGKVVPLKGNADAAVEGTAVRKMLVVQRVGDAAETEMVAGRDVYWHEEMAKAPSTPCAAEPMDSEDILFLLYTSGTTGKPKGIVHTTAGYLVGANTSMRSVFDLKDEDIFFCTADIGWVTGHTYIVYGPLSAGATVVMYEGAPDFPARDRFWEIVEKYSVTTLYTAPTSIRTFMKWGPQYVENHNLDTLRLLGTVGEPINPEAWMWYHEHIGKGRCPIVDTWWQTETGSAMIAPLPGITETKPGSATQPVPGILADVVDENGNSVEPGHGGYLVVKHPWPSMLRTVWGDDDRFKRTYFGQFEGTYLPGDGAHKDKDSYFWILGRIDDVINVSGHRIGTMEVESALVDHNAVAESAVIGRSHEVKGQAVTAFVTVKEGVETSPELVQELKQHVVDKIGAMARPEEIIFTAELPKTRSAKIMRRLLRDIAEGRVIGDTTTLADPSVVESLKNQYSNNE from the coding sequence ATGGCGGATGAAACGAGTCAGCTAGACACGTTGCTGCACGAACAGAGGACATTTGCGCCTTCAGAGGAATTCAGGAAACAGGCGAATTTTAATGATCCTGCTGTTTACGAGAGAGCGGCGCAAGACCCGCAAGCGTATTGGGCTGAACAAGCCGCGAACCTTTCCTGGTTCGAAGACTATGACAAGGTGTTAGAATGGAATGCTCCCCACGCTAAGTGGTTTCTGAACGGGAAACTAAACGCTGCCTACAATGCCGTAGACAGGCATCGAACGACATCGCGTAAGAATAAGGCAGCCATCATGTGGGAAGGTGAACCTGGCGACAGCAAGGTATTCACATATGAGATGCTGGGGCGTGAAGTAGATAAGGCGGCCCATATGTTGAAGAATCTTGGAGTGAAGAAAGGCGATAGAGTCACAATTTATCTTCCCATGATTCCTGAATTGCCGATTTCCTTGTTAGCCTGCGCAAAAATAGGAGCGATCCACTCAGTGGTATTCGGTGGATTTTCTGCCAAGAGTCTAAAGGAGAGAATTCTTGACGGAGATTCAGACGTTGTGATTACGGCAGACGGCGGCTGGCGCAGGGGCAAGGTCGTACCGCTGAAAGGAAATGCAGATGCGGCTGTCGAGGGAACAGCAGTCCGGAAAATGCTGGTTGTACAGCGAGTTGGTGATGCTGCAGAAACAGAGATGGTTGCTGGTCGAGATGTGTATTGGCATGAGGAGATGGCAAAGGCACCGTCCACGCCTTGTGCAGCGGAACCAATGGATTCGGAAGACATTTTGTTCCTTTTGTATACATCCGGAACAACTGGAAAACCGAAGGGTATTGTTCATACCACGGCCGGTTATTTGGTGGGTGCCAATACGTCCATGAGAAGCGTATTTGACCTGAAGGATGAAGACATCTTCTTCTGTACCGCAGACATTGGCTGGGTCACTGGGCATACTTATATCGTTTATGGGCCGTTGTCTGCAGGTGCTACTGTTGTCATGTACGAGGGTGCGCCTGATTTTCCGGCACGTGATAGGTTCTGGGAAATCGTTGAAAAATACAGTGTTACAACCTTGTACACTGCGCCAACCTCCATTCGCACATTCATGAAGTGGGGACCACAATATGTAGAGAATCATAATCTGGACACACTGCGGTTGCTGGGAACTGTCGGAGAACCGATTAATCCTGAAGCGTGGATGTGGTACCACGAACATATCGGAAAGGGCCGCTGTCCAATTGTAGATACATGGTGGCAGACGGAAACAGGTAGCGCCATGATTGCACCTCTGCCTGGCATTACCGAAACCAAACCTGGTTCTGCCACACAACCGGTTCCGGGCATCTTGGCTGACGTGGTAGACGAGAATGGCAACTCTGTTGAACCGGGACACGGCGGTTACTTGGTCGTCAAGCATCCTTGGCCCTCCATGCTTCGGACTGTCTGGGGCGACGATGACAGATTTAAGCGAACGTATTTCGGCCAGTTCGAAGGAACATATCTTCCAGGAGACGGTGCGCACAAGGATAAGGACAGCTATTTCTGGATTCTGGGGCGCATTGACGATGTCATTAATGTCTCCGGTCACAGGATTGGAACAATGGAAGTGGAAAGCGCTCTGGTCGATCACAATGCAGTCGCGGAGTCTGCAGTCATCGGCCGCTCTCATGAAGTCAAGGGTCAGGCGGTCACTGCTTTCGTTACCGTCAAGGAGGGCGTGGAAACGTCGCCGGAACTGGTGCAGGAACTGAAACAGCATGTGGTTGATAAAATCGGGGCAATGGCGAGACCGGAAGAAATTATCTTCACGGCAGAACTTCCGAAGACCCGCAGCGCAAAGATTATGCGCAGATTGCTTCGAGACATCGCTGAAGGGCGGGTCATCGGGGACACCACAACCTTGGCAGATCCATCGGTCGTCGAGTCCCTCAAGAATCAGTACTCTAACAATGAATAA
- a CDS encoding DUF2249 domain-containing protein, protein MSSYAATVNATEYPPHRKHQVIFETFDGLKPGEDMLLVNDHDPVPLHYQFKLERANMFAWEYVEQGPTEFKIKISRVSE, encoded by the coding sequence ATGAGTAGTTACGCAGCCACTGTCAATGCCACAGAGTACCCGCCACATCGCAAACACCAGGTTATCTTTGAAACCTTTGACGGGTTAAAGCCCGGAGAAGACATGCTTTTGGTGAACGATCACGATCCGGTACCGCTCCACTATCAATTTAAACTGGAGCGAGCCAACATGTTTGCCTGGGAATACGTCGAACAAGGTCCGACAGAATTCAAGATTAAAATCAGCCGAGTATCTGAATGA
- a CDS encoding VIT1/CCC1 transporter family protein, which yields MVDSSAEAANTEKHFRTQEVVRDIIIGMADGLTVPFALAAGLSGAVSNTWLIVTAGLAEIAAGSIAMGLGGYLAVKSDHEYYEAEMERERQEIRDMPEAERREVEDIIRRWGFHHHHVEPAVNTITDDNDKWIDFMMQYELRLERPRPERARNSSLTIGISYIIGGLVPLAPYFLFTNAAQALLVSVIFTILALFIFGYVKARFIGTRAWRSAFQMALVGGLAALVAFLAAKYIA from the coding sequence ATGGTCGACAGTTCAGCAGAGGCGGCAAACACGGAGAAACACTTTCGCACTCAGGAAGTAGTGCGAGACATCATTATTGGCATGGCGGATGGACTGACGGTGCCTTTTGCGTTAGCGGCAGGATTGAGTGGAGCCGTATCTAATACGTGGCTGATTGTAACGGCAGGACTCGCAGAAATTGCTGCTGGGTCCATTGCTATGGGATTGGGCGGGTATTTGGCAGTAAAATCAGACCATGAATACTACGAAGCGGAAATGGAACGGGAGCGGCAGGAAATTCGGGATATGCCGGAAGCAGAACGGCGTGAAGTGGAAGACATCATACGTCGTTGGGGATTTCATCACCATCATGTCGAGCCCGCCGTGAATACAATTACTGACGATAACGACAAGTGGATTGACTTTATGATGCAATATGAGCTTCGCCTTGAGCGTCCGCGCCCAGAGCGTGCACGGAACAGTTCTTTGACAATCGGCATTTCCTACATCATTGGTGGACTTGTTCCACTGGCTCCTTACTTTTTATTTACCAATGCAGCTCAAGCACTGTTGGTTTCGGTGATTTTTACAATTCTTGCACTGTTTATATTTGGCTATGTAAAAGCACGTTTTATCGGAACGCGAGCGTGGCGCAGTGCATTTCAAATGGCCCTGGTAGGCGGATTGGCCGCACTTGTCGCATTTTTGGCAGCGAAGTATATTGCTTAA
- a CDS encoding Crp/Fnr family transcriptional regulator has translation MDKWEVLRSIELFKELNDMQLESIEALTAEHTYERGEYVFMEGQTRESVYFVRKGLVKVFKVDEEGREQIVNIIGAKQMFPHVGFFDSSPYPGTAEALTSCTLFSIRSSSFENLLSDHPDIVQKVMKVMGKKILQLQAKLQELALYDAHQRIQALMSHFAEEHGREEDDGVHIQLPVTHADMAQMVGMSRESVNRILNQFRREGVLRGTREEWVINSDWLRN, from the coding sequence ATGGATAAATGGGAAGTATTGCGCAGCATAGAACTGTTCAAAGAGTTGAATGATATGCAGTTAGAGTCTATCGAGGCTCTAACTGCTGAACATACTTACGAGCGCGGCGAATACGTGTTTATGGAAGGACAGACACGTGAGTCTGTATACTTTGTGCGCAAGGGACTTGTGAAAGTCTTCAAGGTTGATGAAGAAGGTCGCGAGCAAATTGTGAATATTATCGGGGCAAAGCAGATGTTTCCCCATGTCGGATTTTTTGACAGCAGTCCCTATCCGGGTACGGCAGAGGCCCTGACATCCTGCACGCTCTTTTCAATTCGGAGCAGCAGTTTTGAAAATTTACTGTCAGACCACCCTGATATTGTACAGAAAGTCATGAAGGTCATGGGAAAGAAGATCCTGCAGTTGCAGGCCAAACTCCAGGAACTGGCATTGTATGACGCTCACCAGCGAATCCAGGCATTAATGTCCCATTTTGCGGAAGAACACGGTCGTGAGGAGGACGATGGCGTCCACATTCAACTCCCGGTAACTCACGCAGATATGGCTCAAATGGTGGGCATGAGTCGTGAATCTGTGAACCGAATTCTCAATCAGTTTAGACGCGAGGGTGTGCTTCGGGGAACGAGAGAAGAGTGGGTCATCAACTCAGACTGGCTCCGGAACTAA
- a CDS encoding metal-sulfur cluster assembly factor encodes MIDLEAVRQQLTDVYDPELGLNVVELGLIYEISEPREGDLYIRMTMTTPGCPMHDTIHDAVEWAVMQVFGVAAVKVDVVFDPPWSPDEMTTEAKMKLGMA; translated from the coding sequence ATGATTGATTTAGAAGCTGTTCGGCAGCAACTAACGGATGTTTATGACCCTGAACTTGGACTGAACGTGGTTGAGTTGGGTTTGATCTATGAGATATCCGAACCTCGTGAAGGCGACCTTTACATTCGAATGACGATGACGACACCAGGGTGTCCCATGCACGATACGATCCACGACGCCGTTGAATGGGCAGTGATGCAGGTGTTTGGTGTAGCCGCTGTGAAAGTCGATGTGGTGTTTGATCCGCCATGGTCTCCTGATGAAATGACGACGGAGGCGAAGATGAAGTTGGGGATGGCCTAG
- a CDS encoding DUF2249 domain-containing protein, which yields MSQQIVDLDVRDILRKKEEPFPVIMEGINKLGEEEILQLHATFEPTPLLRVLKKKGYDSIVRKMEDEADHFVVQFYREKGGDNSLPYWHIDNRGLEPPEPMMRALELLDNESGLAEGVWGLEIWNERVPAILLPELDERGFAYDVDDKGNGTVVVRMHA from the coding sequence ATGTCACAGCAAATTGTCGACTTGGATGTACGAGATATCTTGCGGAAGAAAGAAGAGCCGTTTCCAGTCATTATGGAGGGTATCAACAAACTTGGCGAAGAGGAAATCCTGCAGTTGCATGCCACATTCGAACCTACACCGCTGCTGCGAGTGTTAAAGAAAAAAGGATATGACAGCATCGTGCGCAAGATGGAAGATGAGGCAGACCATTTCGTCGTCCAGTTTTATCGAGAGAAAGGCGGAGACAATAGCCTCCCGTACTGGCATATTGACAACCGCGGTCTGGAGCCGCCAGAGCCGATGATGAGAGCGTTAGAGTTGCTTGACAACGAAAGTGGCCTTGCAGAAGGTGTGTGGGGATTGGAAATTTGGAACGAGCGCGTCCCTGCAATACTCTTGCCTGAACTGGACGAACGCGGTTTTGCTTATGACGTTGACGACAAGGGAAACGGTACAGTAGTTGTCAGGATGCACGCTTAA
- a CDS encoding hemerythrin domain-containing protein, whose protein sequence is MSLETIQLKFSDKTVRTVFQNGQGRMMQLSLPEGEGLQKHVAKLPLALVVLTGKVTFSTDDTVVELGAQDMVTVPELREHAVTALQDSIILVTLMPGTGAVASENESDLETAYSNSELRNKIAPELLPFVDDHAHVVAALESLGREFSAASVRSALRLIGTELDRHFVYEEEILFPRLTALLGGPDVGPVPKLLKEHQTIRTQHETCSSLLDASHVESSVSSTLEMQMQQLSHNLLQHIAKEDNHLFSMASRLLSAEDKHAIARELQEREKSNPVVD, encoded by the coding sequence ATGTCTCTGGAAACCATTCAATTGAAGTTTTCCGACAAAACCGTGCGCACCGTTTTTCAGAATGGTCAAGGACGTATGATGCAGCTGTCGCTACCTGAAGGAGAAGGACTGCAAAAGCATGTTGCAAAGCTTCCTCTGGCTCTTGTAGTGCTGACCGGAAAGGTTACGTTTTCTACTGACGACACTGTAGTGGAACTCGGAGCCCAGGACATGGTGACTGTTCCGGAACTGCGTGAACATGCTGTCACAGCCTTGCAAGACAGCATTATCTTGGTGACACTGATGCCTGGGACAGGGGCGGTGGCTTCAGAGAATGAGAGTGATCTGGAAACCGCCTATTCAAATTCCGAGTTGCGCAATAAGATTGCACCGGAGTTGTTACCCTTTGTGGACGATCATGCACACGTAGTCGCCGCATTGGAGTCCTTGGGTCGCGAGTTTTCTGCCGCAAGTGTGCGGTCTGCGTTGCGTCTTATTGGCACTGAGTTGGATCGCCACTTTGTTTACGAAGAAGAGATTTTATTTCCACGGCTGACAGCGCTTCTTGGCGGTCCGGATGTGGGGCCGGTACCAAAGTTGCTGAAAGAGCATCAAACAATTCGAACGCAGCATGAAACATGCAGTTCTTTACTGGATGCGTCGCACGTGGAATCGTCAGTTTCATCAACACTAGAGATGCAAATGCAACAACTTTCCCATAATTTACTGCAGCATATCGCCAAAGAAGACAATCACTTGTTTTCGATGGCCAGTCGTCTTCTCTCAGCCGAAGACAAACATGCCATCGCACGAGAACTTCAAGAACGAGAGAAGAGCAATCCGGTCGTAGACTGA
- a CDS encoding NAD(P)/FAD-dependent oxidoreductase, which translates to MKRVVILGAGTGGAMVANRLARHLSTEIAAKEVQINMISDTESHIYQPGLLYVALGLAEPDSLFRKHERLLLPGVNLIHDPAVKIDMDSRSIKLNSGKSMEFDYLVLATGSHPDFDDIPGFREAAHTFYTYEEAMRTRRDLEEFKQGKLLMIIGVPHKCPVAPLEFMFMYDKLLRQRQERDNIELVYTYPLGRLHSLEPVAEWSEGAFETAGIAGETFFNPEEIDPKNKVVSTLEGDEVSYDFLAAIPPHKGAAVIRASGLGDPDGWLPTNKYTLQLEGHEGAYVVGDAAALPISKAGSTAHYESEVVVRNIVREIHGEKPMPLYDGKVYCFIEGGLQEATHITFDYNNPPKPSEPTEMVHWFKMAFNRMYWLSVRGLV; encoded by the coding sequence GTGAAACGAGTGGTTATTCTCGGTGCCGGAACGGGCGGGGCGATGGTTGCAAACCGACTAGCTCGTCATCTATCAACGGAAATCGCAGCCAAGGAAGTACAAATCAATATGATTTCCGATACCGAATCACATATCTATCAGCCTGGTCTTCTGTATGTTGCACTAGGTTTGGCAGAGCCAGACTCGCTCTTTAGAAAGCATGAGCGACTCTTGTTGCCAGGTGTTAATTTGATTCATGACCCGGCAGTCAAGATAGATATGGACTCCAGAAGTATTAAACTCAACAGCGGAAAAAGTATGGAATTTGATTACCTTGTTCTCGCAACGGGATCGCATCCGGACTTTGATGATATCCCTGGATTTCGCGAGGCAGCTCACACGTTTTACACGTACGAAGAGGCCATGCGCACACGACGAGACCTGGAAGAGTTTAAACAGGGCAAGCTGCTGATGATCATTGGCGTGCCGCACAAATGTCCTGTAGCACCCCTGGAGTTTATGTTTATGTATGACAAATTGCTCCGCCAGCGCCAGGAGCGAGATAACATCGAACTCGTTTACACATACCCTCTCGGTCGATTGCATTCTTTGGAACCGGTGGCTGAATGGTCGGAAGGTGCATTTGAAACGGCAGGCATCGCTGGGGAGACCTTCTTTAATCCAGAAGAAATTGACCCGAAAAACAAAGTTGTATCCACTCTTGAAGGCGATGAAGTATCTTATGACTTTTTGGCCGCCATTCCGCCCCACAAGGGAGCAGCAGTGATACGGGCTTCTGGTTTGGGAGACCCGGACGGTTGGCTGCCAACCAATAAATATACACTGCAGTTGGAAGGTCATGAAGGTGCTTATGTGGTTGGTGACGCCGCTGCGCTACCCATATCGAAGGCAGGATCCACTGCGCATTACGAATCTGAAGTTGTCGTACGAAACATTGTACGCGAAATTCACGGAGAAAAACCCATGCCGTTGTATGATGGAAAAGTTTATTGCTTCATTGAGGGCGGTTTACAGGAAGCTACGCACATTACCTTTGATTATAACAATCCCCCAAAACCGTCAGAACCTACGGAAATGGTTCACTGGTTTAAGATGGCGTTTAACAGAATGTACTGGCTATCGGTTAGAGGCCTGGTGTAG
- a CDS encoding DUF1641 domain-containing protein has protein sequence MEATERTDQLERLANWQQDGTLENVDKLLHFLNAGLDSMTPEIVDGLVGTVVQLLELGDQLMQSKVFKMAPELIGTLELAVDRLVQWQEDGTLDNLDKLIHFLNAALDSMTPEIVDGLVTTVVQLMELGDQLMQSKLFKMLPDILNITDTMLTDPPKSKHGVRHVVKTFREPEIQDGLQLMLGFLREVGKGLNGKTS, from the coding sequence ATGGAAGCAACAGAACGTACTGACCAACTGGAACGGCTTGCCAATTGGCAGCAAGACGGTACGTTGGAAAATGTAGATAAGCTGCTTCACTTCTTGAATGCCGGCCTTGACTCGATGACGCCAGAAATTGTCGACGGCCTGGTCGGAACGGTCGTACAGTTGCTGGAATTAGGCGACCAGTTGATGCAAAGCAAAGTCTTTAAGATGGCACCGGAGTTAATTGGGACTTTGGAATTGGCTGTAGACCGCTTGGTGCAGTGGCAGGAAGACGGAACTCTGGACAATCTGGATAAACTGATTCACTTCCTAAATGCTGCCCTTGATTCCATGACTCCAGAAATTGTGGATGGTCTCGTCACAACTGTAGTGCAGTTGATGGAACTGGGCGACCAGTTGATGCAAAGCAAGTTGTTTAAGATGCTTCCGGACATTCTTAACATAACAGATACTATGTTAACAGATCCTCCGAAATCGAAACATGGTGTGAGGCATGTTGTAAAGACATTCCGCGAACCAGAGATTCAAGACGGATTACAGTTAATGCTTGGATTTTTACGTGAAGTGGGGAAAGGGCTCAATGGAAAAACATCATAA